Proteins encoded together in one Verrucomicrobiota bacterium window:
- the rpoN gene encoding RNA polymerase factor sigma-54 has translation MAQGLHLSQRMSQQMVLAPQLQQSLALLQAPTLELKALVEQELEQNPVLEEAPELSQEEKAARERDGEADIDPTDPAEPPADVKFDPATEKPSSEPVDDFQAEFDRLVQMDQEWREHFSQSSLPNRATPEDEERRQFMFDSLVAETSLQEFLLEQAREANLPAGDNQIAELIIGNIDEHGFFQAKVDELAASTGLPADRIAGVLKVVQSFQPPGVAARDLRECLMLQLERAGRTKTLEYGILRDHMDLLGRRRFQEIARLLANDAIDAVDVQNAAERVAQLEPRPGRAFLPDDPQYIVPEVFVQKVGDEWQVTTNNDQVPHLRISNHYKDLMSQADTPVEVREYIREKIRAGKFLIKSLHQRQSTILNIGREILNRQRAFFEQGITHLKPLTMNQVAEVVGVHETTVSRAVSGKYMETPHGVFEMKFFFTSGFKMTTGADMANTSIKDIIAAMVAGEDTANPLSDEAIVAKLKEKDIVIARRTVAKYRSELNILPSTLRKVF, from the coding sequence ATGGCGCAAGGGTTACATCTGAGCCAACGCATGAGCCAGCAGATGGTGCTGGCCCCGCAGCTCCAGCAATCGCTGGCGCTGTTGCAGGCTCCCACCCTCGAACTCAAGGCGCTCGTCGAGCAGGAGCTCGAACAAAACCCCGTCCTCGAGGAGGCGCCCGAGCTGTCGCAGGAGGAAAAGGCCGCCCGCGAAAGGGACGGCGAGGCCGACATCGACCCCACCGATCCCGCGGAGCCGCCGGCCGATGTGAAATTCGACCCGGCGACGGAGAAGCCAAGTTCCGAGCCCGTGGATGATTTCCAGGCGGAGTTCGACCGGCTCGTGCAGATGGACCAGGAGTGGCGCGAGCACTTCTCGCAGAGCAGCCTGCCCAACCGCGCGACGCCCGAGGACGAGGAACGCCGGCAGTTCATGTTCGACTCGCTCGTGGCGGAAACCTCATTGCAGGAGTTCCTGCTCGAACAGGCGCGCGAAGCGAACCTGCCCGCCGGGGACAACCAGATCGCCGAGTTGATCATCGGCAACATTGACGAGCACGGGTTTTTCCAGGCGAAAGTTGACGAACTCGCGGCGTCAACGGGGTTGCCCGCCGATCGTATTGCGGGCGTGCTCAAAGTGGTGCAGTCGTTCCAGCCGCCCGGTGTCGCGGCGCGCGACCTGCGCGAGTGCCTCATGCTCCAGCTCGAGCGCGCCGGCCGCACCAAGACGCTCGAGTATGGAATCCTGCGCGACCACATGGATCTTCTCGGGCGGCGGCGCTTTCAGGAAATCGCCCGCCTGCTGGCCAATGACGCCATCGACGCCGTGGACGTGCAGAACGCCGCCGAGCGCGTCGCGCAGCTCGAGCCGCGGCCCGGGAGGGCGTTCCTTCCCGATGACCCGCAATACATCGTCCCGGAGGTCTTTGTCCAGAAAGTCGGCGACGAATGGCAGGTCACCACGAACAACGACCAGGTTCCCCACCTGCGCATCAGCAATCATTACAAGGACCTGATGTCGCAAGCCGACACGCCCGTCGAGGTGCGCGAATACATCCGCGAGAAAATCCGCGCCGGGAAATTCCTCATCAAAAGCCTGCACCAGCGGCAGAGCACCATCCTCAACATCGGGCGCGAAATCCTGAACCGTCAGCGCGCGTTCTTCGAGCAGGGCATCACGCACCTCAAGCCGCTCACGATGAACCAGGTCGCCGAGGTCGTCGGCGTGCACGAAACCACCGTGAGCCGCGCCGTGTCCGGCAAATACATGGAGACGCCCCACGGCGTGTTCGAGATGAAGTTCTTCTTCACGTCCGGTTTCAAGATGACCACCGGCGCGGACATGGCGAACACGAGCATCAAGGACATCATCGCCGCGATGGTCGCCGGGGAGGACACGGCGAACCCGCTGTCCGACGAAGCCATCGTGGCAAAGCTCAAGGAGAAGGACATCGTCATCGCCCGCCGGACCGTCGCGAAGTATCGGTCCGAGTTGAACATCCTGCCCTCGACCTTGCGGAAGGTGTTTTGA
- the mtnA gene encoding S-methyl-5-thioribose-1-phosphate isomerase codes for MNVTVRGRRRPFRTVSFDAARNEVVLIDQRCLPHEFKLVRTRDFRETAEAIRDMTVRGAGAIGATAAFGLAQGARAFCKGGLAKFEAHVERVFERLKGARPTAVDPVNAMLEVRARLGAGTTVAGRQARALDAAMAFADEDVSHCEAIGRHGAKLVRAGAHVLTHCNAGWLAFVDIGSATAPLYAAQELGRKFHVFCAETRPRSQGATLTAWELSQQGISHEIIADNAAGHLMQQGEVDLVLVGSDRTLGRTGEVANKIGTYTKAVLAHRHGIPFYVCIPLSTIDWNLRRGRDIPIEERSGDEVLGAWGTVQGPKMSARAYLRVANPGSRARNPGFDVTPPELITGIVTPAGIFRPSELWRHRAQLGGPR; via the coding sequence ATGAACGTCACCGTTCGAGGCCGCAGGCGCCCGTTCCGCACGGTGAGTTTTGACGCGGCGCGGAACGAAGTCGTCCTCATCGACCAGCGGTGCTTGCCCCACGAGTTCAAGCTCGTCCGCACGCGCGACTTTCGCGAGACCGCGGAGGCCATCCGCGACATGACGGTGCGCGGCGCGGGAGCGATCGGAGCGACCGCCGCGTTCGGACTCGCGCAGGGCGCGCGCGCCTTTTGCAAGGGCGGGCTCGCGAAGTTCGAAGCCCATGTCGAGCGCGTCTTCGAACGGCTGAAAGGCGCGCGCCCGACGGCCGTGGACCCGGTGAACGCGATGCTTGAAGTCCGCGCGCGCCTCGGCGCCGGGACGACCGTCGCCGGCCGGCAAGCACGCGCGCTCGACGCCGCGATGGCGTTTGCAGACGAGGATGTTTCCCATTGCGAGGCCATCGGCCGCCACGGGGCGAAGCTCGTGCGCGCGGGGGCGCACGTGCTCACCCATTGCAACGCGGGCTGGCTCGCGTTCGTGGACATCGGCTCGGCCACGGCGCCGCTCTACGCCGCGCAGGAGCTTGGGCGGAAGTTCCACGTCTTTTGCGCCGAGACCCGCCCGCGCTCGCAAGGCGCGACACTCACGGCGTGGGAACTCTCGCAGCAGGGCATCTCGCATGAGATCATCGCCGACAACGCGGCGGGCCACCTGATGCAGCAGGGCGAGGTCGACCTCGTGCTCGTCGGCAGCGACCGCACGCTCGGCCGCACGGGCGAGGTCGCGAACAAGATCGGCACTTACACCAAGGCCGTGCTCGCGCACCGTCACGGCATCCCGTTCTACGTGTGCATCCCGCTCTCGACGATTGACTGGAATCTCCGGCGCGGTCGCGACATTCCCATCGAGGAGCGGAGCGGGGACGAGGTGCTCGGGGCGTGGGGCACGGTCCAGGGTCCGAAGATGTCCGCGCGCGCGTATCTCCGCGTGGCGAACCCGGGAAGCCGGGCGCGCAATCCCGGCTTCGACGTGACCCCGCCGGAATTGATCACGGGAATCGTCACGCCCGCCGGCATCTTCAGGCCGTCCGAACTCTGGCGCCACCGCGCGCAACTCGGAGGGCCGCGGTAG
- a CDS encoding pantoate--beta-alanine ligase — MRTIHSVPAMQRLAGSWRRRGRRVALVPTMGFLHEGHLSLIRRARRAVGSRGIVAVSLYVNPAQFAAGEDLSRYPRDLPRDTRLCRAEGVDVLFAPDDASMYPAAGGGFSTLVEETAVSRTMEGASRPTHFRGVTTVVGKLLHITQPDLAVFGAKDFQQAAVVRRMIRDLNFPVKLILAPTVREPDGLALSSRNNYLSPDERAQATILSRSIRFARARVRRAREPIPAASLKQELRKLIATQPAARVDYLEFFHAATFEPAPAAARGIHFALAVFVGRTRLIDNGRL, encoded by the coding sequence GTGCGAACGATCCACTCAGTTCCAGCCATGCAGCGGCTCGCCGGTTCGTGGCGCCGCCGCGGCCGTCGAGTCGCCCTTGTCCCCACGATGGGCTTTCTGCACGAAGGCCACTTGAGCCTCATCCGCCGCGCGCGCCGCGCGGTGGGCTCACGCGGGATTGTCGCCGTGAGCCTCTACGTCAATCCTGCGCAATTCGCCGCGGGTGAGGACCTCTCCCGCTATCCCCGCGACCTGCCGCGGGACACGAGGCTCTGCCGCGCGGAAGGCGTGGATGTGTTGTTCGCGCCGGATGACGCTTCGATGTATCCGGCGGCTGGCGGCGGGTTCAGCACGTTGGTCGAGGAAACCGCCGTGAGCCGGACGATGGAAGGCGCATCGCGGCCGACCCACTTCCGGGGCGTGACCACGGTCGTCGGCAAACTCCTTCACATCACCCAACCCGACCTCGCCGTGTTTGGCGCGAAGGATTTCCAGCAGGCCGCCGTCGTCCGCCGGATGATCCGCGACCTGAACTTCCCGGTGAAACTAATCCTCGCCCCGACGGTGCGCGAGCCGGACGGACTCGCGCTGAGTTCGAGGAACAACTACTTGAGCCCTGATGAACGGGCGCAAGCGACGATTCTCTCACGCTCGATCCGGTTTGCTCGCGCAAGGGTTCGCCGGGCGCGCGAACCGATACCCGCCGCGAGTTTGAAGCAGGAACTTCGCAAGCTCATCGCGACCCAACCCGCGGCGAGGGTGGACTACCTCGAGTTCTTTCACGCCGCGACATTCGAACCCGCGCCCGCGGCCGCGCGCGGCATTCACTTCGCGCTCGCGGTCTTCGTCGGGCGCACGAGGTTGATCGACAACGGGAGGCTCTGA
- a CDS encoding glutaredoxin — protein MNKPKIIAYLKPTCGWSNGVRAILRKYDLPYEDRDIINDPVQRQEMIEKSGQMLSPCVEVNGQMLADISGEEVEAYMLANGLVQSNARTPDAPTNQPCAHEMPGAAPMQFNR, from the coding sequence ATGAACAAGCCCAAGATCATCGCCTACCTGAAGCCCACCTGCGGTTGGAGCAACGGCGTCCGCGCCATCCTTCGCAAGTATGACCTGCCTTACGAGGATCGCGACATCATCAATGACCCCGTGCAGCGGCAGGAAATGATCGAGAAGAGCGGCCAGATGCTCAGCCCGTGCGTCGAGGTCAACGGCCAGATGCTCGCGGACATCAGCGGCGAGGAAGTCGAAGCCTACATGCTCGCCAACGGACTTGTGCAGTCGAACGCGCGCACTCCCGATGCGCCGACGAACCAGCCTTGCGCCCACGAGATGCCCGGCGCCGCGCCGATGCAATTCAACCGCTGA
- a CDS encoding 2,3-bisphosphoglycerate-independent phosphoglycerate mutase — MNLDTLYSSLTIKTGAKLALVVLDGLGDIATAAQGELTPLEAARTPNLDALVRRGVAQGRMIPVAPGITPGSGPGHLGLFGYDPLDYEVGRGVIEALGLGLEMKAGDVAARANFCTLDRRGIVTDRRAGRIATGVCEELCALLSKKIKKAGGAQVIIKAGKEHRFVVIFRGKGLEGPLGSTDPNREGLPIATAKPANAKSAAQKRTAKAVADFCRQALPLLAKQAKANGFLMRGIAHQPEIPSFEERYQLKPACLAVYPMYKGLAQLVGMTKIEGPQTIAGQFERYVAERANFDFFFIHYKYTDKFGEDGNFAAKTKAIEEFDAALPILLANKPDVLAITGDHSTPCAMKGHSWHPQPVLLHSAFSGSDKLDRFTETDANLGSLGVFEAKHLIRLMQANARMFDKFGA; from the coding sequence ATGAACCTCGACACCCTCTACTCGTCCCTCACCATCAAGACCGGCGCGAAGCTCGCGCTGGTCGTCCTCGACGGTCTCGGCGACATCGCCACGGCCGCGCAGGGCGAACTCACCCCGCTCGAAGCCGCCCGCACGCCGAACCTCGACGCGCTCGTGCGCCGCGGCGTCGCGCAGGGCCGGATGATTCCCGTCGCGCCCGGCATCACGCCCGGCAGCGGGCCGGGCCATCTCGGGTTGTTCGGCTACGACCCGTTGGACTACGAGGTCGGCCGCGGTGTGATCGAGGCGCTCGGGCTCGGCCTGGAGATGAAGGCCGGCGACGTCGCCGCGCGCGCGAACTTCTGCACGCTGGACAGGAGAGGCATCGTGACCGACCGGCGGGCGGGCCGAATCGCGACCGGGGTGTGCGAGGAGTTGTGCGCGCTGCTCTCGAAGAAGATCAAGAAGGCGGGCGGCGCGCAGGTGATCATCAAGGCGGGCAAGGAGCACCGGTTCGTGGTGATCTTCCGCGGCAAGGGGCTCGAAGGGCCGCTGGGTTCCACGGACCCGAACCGCGAGGGTTTGCCCATCGCGACCGCGAAGCCGGCGAACGCAAAGTCCGCCGCGCAGAAGCGAACCGCGAAAGCCGTGGCGGATTTTTGCCGGCAGGCGCTGCCGTTGTTGGCGAAGCAGGCGAAGGCGAACGGGTTCCTGATGCGCGGCATCGCGCACCAGCCGGAGATTCCATCGTTCGAGGAGCGCTACCAGCTCAAGCCCGCGTGCCTCGCGGTGTATCCGATGTACAAGGGGCTGGCGCAACTCGTGGGCATGACGAAGATCGAGGGCCCGCAGACCATTGCAGGGCAGTTCGAGCGATACGTGGCCGAGCGCGCGAACTTTGACTTCTTCTTCATCCACTACAAATACACGGACAAGTTTGGCGAGGACGGGAACTTCGCCGCGAAGACGAAGGCGATCGAGGAGTTCGACGCGGCGCTGCCGATCCTGCTTGCGAACAAACCCGACGTGCTGGCGATCACGGGCGATCACTCGACGCCGTGCGCGATGAAGGGCCACTCGTGGCATCCGCAGCCGGTGTTGTTGCACTCGGCGTTCAGCGGTTCGGACAAACTCGACCGCTTCACGGAAACCGACGCGAACCTCGGTTCGCTAGGCGTGTTCGAGGCGAAGCACCTCATCCGGCTCATGCAGGCCAACGCCCGGATGTTCGACAAGTTCGGCGCGTAG
- a CDS encoding carbohydrate kinase: protein MTPARFNEITSRYASLRLAVVGDFCLDRYLEIDPAMQETSIETGLPVHNVVNVRSQPGGAGTVTNNLVSLGVLTIHTIGFRGEDGEGFELENALSGLRGVRPGGFVRTPLRRTFTYCKPLVVSPGRPPVELNRLDSKNWSPTPAVVTGEVMRALNVVLPSLDALVVLDQVNVADTGVVTTALLGALQTALERYPVKTVIGDSRRSLRGWPDVMLKMNAAELAALTGMAATSNMADFCAVARKLAHTHGRNVFVTLSERGIIGATPAGEVAHVAAPPARGPIDVVGAGDAVTANLAAALAAGATLRESLELAMAAASIVVHQLGTTGTAGVEQIRALLVAEARS, encoded by the coding sequence GTGACTCCGGCCCGCTTCAACGAAATCACCTCGCGCTACGCTTCGCTGCGCCTCGCGGTCGTCGGCGACTTCTGCCTGGACCGCTACCTCGAAATTGACCCGGCGATGCAGGAGACGTCCATCGAGACGGGCCTGCCCGTGCACAACGTGGTGAACGTGCGCTCGCAACCCGGGGGAGCGGGGACGGTGACCAACAACCTCGTGAGCCTGGGAGTCCTCACGATACACACGATCGGATTCCGTGGTGAGGATGGCGAGGGATTCGAGTTGGAAAACGCATTGTCGGGCCTGCGTGGCGTCCGGCCCGGTGGCTTCGTGCGCACGCCGCTGCGGCGGACGTTCACCTACTGCAAGCCGCTGGTCGTCTCCCCCGGCAGGCCGCCCGTGGAATTGAACCGGCTCGACAGCAAGAACTGGTCACCCACGCCCGCGGTCGTGACTGGCGAAGTGATGCGCGCCCTGAACGTCGTGCTCCCGAGTCTGGATGCGCTCGTCGTGCTGGACCAGGTGAACGTGGCTGACACCGGTGTCGTGACCACAGCCTTGCTCGGGGCTTTGCAAACGGCCTTGGAGCGTTATCCGGTCAAGACCGTCATCGGCGACAGCCGACGCTCGCTTCGCGGCTGGCCCGACGTGATGCTCAAGATGAACGCGGCTGAACTCGCCGCGCTCACGGGAATGGCTGCGACATCGAACATGGCCGACTTTTGCGCGGTCGCGCGGAAACTCGCGCACACACACGGCCGCAATGTGTTCGTCACCTTGTCCGAGCGCGGCATCATCGGCGCGACGCCCGCGGGCGAAGTCGCGCACGTGGCCGCCCCGCCCGCGCGCGGACCGATAGACGTGGTGGGCGCGGGCGACGCCGTGACCGCGAACCTCGCCGCCGCGCTCGCCGCGGGCGCGACATTGCGCGAGTCGCTCGAACTCGCCATGGCCGCGGCCTCCATCGTGGTCCACCAACTCGGCACGACGGGCACGGCGGGCGTGGAACAGATTCGCGCGTTGCTCGTGGCGGAGGCGCGTTCCTGA
- a CDS encoding dihydrodipicolinate synthase family protein, with the protein MNPDRARCFARLFPAGVPALWCPMITHYRAGGGLDRARQAAHLRHLAPCVKGLLIPGSTGDGWEMDDAEIRELLDYILGESAPLGLRVLIGVLKTDAAEARRCILETVSWLQSRAGTCDVDEALARAGVCGFTVCPPKGAELPQPQIHAALAGILALGLPTALYQLPQVTQNEMTPDTVAALAARFPNFILFKDTSSADRVARSGAPLDGVFLVRGAEADYAKWPRAAGGPYDGFLLSTANCFGRELLSVIEDVNAGRAAGAGATSSKLTTVVNEVFRIVTGLPQGNAFANANKAMDHFFAHGNRAGHAPSPRLHGGSVLPPAVLDATRDVLMQHGWPPGRGYLGGG; encoded by the coding sequence ATGAACCCCGATCGCGCGCGGTGCTTCGCCCGGCTGTTTCCCGCAGGCGTTCCCGCGCTGTGGTGCCCGATGATCACGCATTATCGCGCCGGGGGCGGGCTCGACCGCGCGCGGCAGGCGGCGCACCTGCGGCATCTCGCGCCCTGCGTGAAGGGGTTGCTCATCCCCGGCTCGACCGGCGACGGCTGGGAGATGGATGACGCGGAAATCCGCGAACTCCTCGATTACATCCTCGGCGAATCGGCGCCCCTCGGGCTGCGCGTGCTCATCGGCGTGCTCAAGACCGACGCGGCCGAGGCGCGCCGGTGCATCCTCGAAACAGTGAGCTGGCTGCAATCGCGCGCGGGCACGTGCGACGTGGACGAGGCGCTCGCGCGCGCGGGCGTGTGCGGCTTCACCGTGTGCCCGCCGAAGGGCGCGGAACTCCCGCAGCCGCAGATTCACGCCGCGCTCGCGGGCATCCTCGCGCTCGGTCTTCCCACGGCGCTGTATCAACTCCCGCAGGTCACGCAAAACGAAATGACGCCCGACACGGTGGCCGCGCTCGCGGCGCGGTTCCCGAACTTCATCCTGTTCAAGGACACGAGCAGCGCGGATCGCGTGGCGCGATCGGGCGCGCCCCTCGATGGCGTGTTCCTCGTGCGTGGCGCGGAGGCGGACTACGCGAAGTGGCCGCGCGCGGCGGGCGGACCTTACGACGGCTTCCTGCTGAGCACGGCGAACTGCTTCGGGCGCGAGTTGCTTTCGGTGATCGAGGACGTGAACGCAGGCCGCGCGGCCGGAGCCGGGGCGACTTCGAGCAAACTCACCACGGTCGTGAACGAGGTGTTCCGCATCGTGACGGGGCTGCCGCAAGGCAACGCCTTCGCGAATGCGAACAAGGCGATGGATCACTTCTTTGCGCACGGGAACCGGGCGGGGCACGCGCCGTCGCCGCGATTGCACGGCGGAAGTGTGTTGCCGCCTGCCGTGCTGGATGCGACGCGCGATGTGTTGATGCAGCACGGATGGCCGCCCGGCCGCGGGTATCTCGGCGGTGGCTGA
- a CDS encoding DUF1080 domain-containing protein, with amino-acid sequence MTRPDSLTFSSAARCLAAVLLAAGALPGTSCRLGCHPSESSAARARATVRPTDGWRTLFDGKSLAGWKITDFAGGGEPRIEQSFRGGGPVILIPAGASLSGITLTNPPPSGAYEVELEALKIEGGDFFCGLTFPVGRAHATLVLGGWGGATVGISSIDGLDASENETTQFLTFPKDKWFHVWLRVTEDRIQVRLDREAKLLIDQDIKDKKISMRFGEIESSIPFGIATYQTDSAVRTVKWRPLGAGAR; translated from the coding sequence ATGACCCGGCCGGATTCGCTCACCTTCTCCAGCGCGGCGCGATGTCTCGCTGCCGTGTTGCTCGCGGCGGGCGCGCTGCCCGGCACGTCCTGCCGGCTGGGTTGCCACCCATCCGAAAGTTCCGCGGCGCGCGCACGCGCGACCGTGCGGCCCACGGACGGCTGGCGCACGCTGTTCGACGGCAAGTCGCTCGCGGGATGGAAAATCACGGACTTCGCCGGAGGCGGCGAACCGAGGATCGAACAAAGCTTCCGCGGAGGCGGGCCTGTGATCCTCATTCCCGCGGGCGCGAGTCTCAGCGGCATCACGCTCACGAATCCGCCGCCGTCCGGCGCGTACGAAGTCGAACTGGAGGCGCTCAAGATCGAAGGCGGGGATTTTTTCTGCGGGCTCACCTTCCCCGTCGGCAGGGCGCACGCGACGCTCGTGCTCGGCGGTTGGGGCGGCGCCACCGTGGGCATTTCAAGCATCGACGGACTCGACGCGTCGGAAAACGAGACGACGCAATTCCTCACGTTTCCGAAGGACAAGTGGTTTCATGTCTGGCTGCGGGTCACAGAGGACCGAATCCAAGTCCGGCTCGACCGCGAGGCCAAGCTGCTCATTGACCAGGACATCAAGGACAAGAAGATCAGCATGCGGTTCGGCGAAATCGAATCGAGCATCCCGTTCGGCATCGCCACCTATCAAACCGACAGCGCCGTCCGCACGGTGAAATGGAGGCCGCTGGGCGCAGGCGCCCGGTGA
- a CDS encoding molybdenum cofactor guanylyltransferase, producing MFRGATVKSSPRACTRGTGCDDSRVQRRRTPKATAKPGCEVFILAGGQSRRMGRDKARARIGRSPMLALVSAAATSAGLRVRIVRRDAVPRCGPMGGVVTALRRSRADALVFLACDMPFVPPALIRKIAGLMRGRTTAAFVTQRRVAGFPFALRRGALRVAGALIARGEFSLQSLARETGAKQVRVSGAALRALANVNTREDLERARIRAGGRKR from the coding sequence ATGTTTCGCGGCGCGACCGTGAAGTCAAGTCCGCGGGCTTGCACGAGGGGGACCGGGTGTGATGATTCGCGCGTGCAACGACGACGAACGCCCAAGGCAACGGCGAAACCCGGGTGCGAGGTGTTCATCCTCGCGGGCGGACAGAGCCGGCGGATGGGCCGTGACAAGGCGCGCGCGCGAATCGGCCGGAGCCCGATGCTCGCCCTTGTCTCGGCGGCGGCGACGTCGGCGGGACTCCGCGTCCGGATCGTGCGCCGTGACGCGGTGCCGCGGTGCGGGCCGATGGGGGGCGTGGTGACTGCGTTGCGGCGAAGCCGCGCGGACGCGCTGGTGTTTCTCGCGTGTGACATGCCGTTTGTTCCGCCCGCGCTCATCCGGAAAATCGCCGGCCTGATGCGCGGCCGGACAACCGCGGCGTTCGTGACGCAGCGGCGGGTCGCGGGGTTTCCGTTCGCGCTGCGGCGCGGGGCGCTCCGAGTCGCCGGGGCGCTGATCGCCCGCGGGGAGTTCTCACTGCAATCCCTCGCGCGGGAGACCGGCGCGAAGCAGGTTCGTGTGAGCGGGGCCGCGTTGCGCGCGCTGGCCAATGTGAACACGCGGGAGGATCTGGAACGCGCGCGAATCCGGGCGGGGGGTCGGAAGCGTTGA
- a CDS encoding RNA methyltransferase, which translates to MLRVQRIESLDIPELAPYRSMRLQRDHHQQGIFVAEGEKVTRRLLESPVEVISIVLPDKWLADLGSLAERRRETVIAHVAPKEVLETLTGFPMYQGVLGLGRIPAAVPLDSALQSSPGPRLFAAVDGLTSSENLGIVVRNCAALGVQALLVGETSSHPYIRRAVRNSMGAVFKLPLIEPASLVEAIADLRRRGVCSFAAHPHTDECKLSAADFTGDCCIVFGSEGQGLSAEVLDACERCVAIPMCEGVDSLNVASATAAFLYEVRRQRGLA; encoded by the coding sequence ATGCTTCGCGTCCAGCGCATCGAGTCCCTCGACATTCCGGAGCTCGCGCCCTACCGCTCGATGCGGCTCCAGCGCGACCACCATCAACAGGGCATCTTCGTGGCCGAAGGCGAGAAGGTGACACGCCGCCTTCTCGAGAGTCCCGTCGAGGTCATCTCCATCGTCCTGCCCGACAAATGGCTCGCGGACCTCGGTTCGCTCGCGGAACGCCGGCGGGAAACTGTCATCGCCCACGTCGCGCCGAAGGAGGTTCTCGAAACACTCACGGGTTTCCCGATGTATCAGGGCGTGCTCGGGCTGGGGCGCATTCCCGCGGCGGTGCCGCTCGACTCGGCGCTCCAATCGAGCCCGGGCCCGCGGCTCTTCGCCGCCGTGGACGGACTCACGAGCAGCGAAAACCTCGGCATCGTGGTGCGCAATTGCGCCGCGCTCGGCGTGCAGGCTTTGCTCGTCGGCGAGACTTCGTCGCATCCCTACATCCGCCGCGCCGTGCGGAATTCGATGGGCGCGGTGTTCAAGCTGCCGCTCATCGAGCCTGCGTCACTCGTCGAGGCGATTGCGGACCTTCGCCGCCGCGGGGTCTGTTCGTTCGCCGCGCATCCGCACACGGACGAGTGCAAACTCTCCGCAGCGGATTTCACGGGCGACTGCTGCATCGTGTTCGGGAGCGAAGGGCAGGGCCTCTCCGCCGAAGTGCTCGACGCGTGTGAGCGGTGCGTCGCCATCCCCATGTGCGAAGGAGTGGACTCGCTCAACGTCGCGAGCGCGACCGCGGCGTTTCTCTACGAAGTCCGTCGCCAGCGCGGGCTCGCGTGA
- a CDS encoding MBL fold metallo-hydrolase — translation MHCPPRPPVLPSLVPARFTILGSGSSGNCAYLESGDTRLLIDAGFSGRQIRHRLTSLSRGPESLAGILITHEHSDHVQGLTTIAAKLRVPVYCNAHTARALEEQLGLQLEWRLFTTGASFEVGEVTVDSFSVPHDAWDPVGFLIRAPSGNVGILTDLGHATTLVIERIRESDILLLEANHDLKLLQEDTKRPWSTKQRILGRHGHLSNDAAAGVAAEVVTDRLRHLYLGHLSRDCNTPQLAHDTVCARLHELGVRHVRVETAGQDSPSATIEL, via the coding sequence ATTCATTGCCCGCCTCGGCCGCCCGTCCTACCGTCGCTCGTGCCCGCGCGGTTCACAATTCTTGGAAGCGGTTCGAGCGGCAATTGCGCCTACCTGGAATCGGGCGACACCCGTCTGCTCATCGATGCCGGCTTCAGCGGCCGGCAAATCCGGCACCGGCTCACGAGCCTGTCCCGCGGTCCCGAATCGCTCGCCGGAATCCTCATCACGCACGAGCACAGCGACCACGTGCAGGGACTCACCACCATCGCGGCGAAGCTGCGGGTGCCGGTGTATTGCAACGCCCACACCGCGCGCGCCCTCGAGGAGCAGCTCGGCCTCCAGCTCGAGTGGCGCCTGTTCACCACGGGCGCCAGCTTCGAGGTGGGCGAGGTCACGGTCGATTCCTTCAGCGTGCCGCACGATGCGTGGGACCCCGTCGGTTTTCTGATTCGCGCGCCTTCGGGGAACGTCGGCATCCTCACCGACCTCGGCCATGCGACGACACTGGTCATCGAGCGCATTCGCGAGTCGGACATCCTGCTGCTCGAAGCCAACCACGATTTGAAGTTGCTGCAGGAGGACACCAAACGCCCGTGGAGCACCAAGCAGCGCATCCTCGGCCGGCACGGCCACCTCTCAAACGACGCCGCGGCCGGTGTCGCCGCGGAAGTCGTCACGGACCGGTTGCGCCATCTTTACCTCGGGCACTTGAGCCGCGACTGCAACACGCCGCAACTCGCGCACGACACGGTCTGCGCGCGACTGCACGAACTCGGCGTCCGGCACGTCCGGGTCGAGACCGCGGGACAGGATTCGCCGAGCGCGACGATCGAACTGTGA